From one bacterium genomic stretch:
- a CDS encoding GlsB/YeaQ/YmgE family stress response membrane protein encodes MSIPTWIIVGMIACWMEKRAVPEDGPGGILENLIIGVVGALAGGWVFCSFGRLGDSSVGAFTGAVISLWILRALTRSWARVQA; translated from the coding sequence GTGAGTATTCCGACGTGGATCATCGTCGGGATGATCGCCTGCTGGATGGAAAAGCGTGCGGTGCCGGAAGATGGCCCCGGCGGCATCCTCGAGAATCTCATCATCGGGGTCGTCGGCGCGCTCGCTGGCGGATGGGTCTTCTGTTCCTTCGGCCGGCTAGGAGACTCGAGCGTAGGAGCCTTCACCGGGGCTGTGATTTCTCTCTGGATCCTCCGGGCGCTGACCAGGAGTTGGGCTAGAGTCCAAGCGTGA